The following proteins are co-located in the Leptodactylus fuscus isolate aLepFus1 chromosome 8, aLepFus1.hap2, whole genome shotgun sequence genome:
- the LOC142216806 gene encoding uncharacterized protein LOC142216806: MDVAEQRRKIRDFTFVKCKKGNQGFERILLQLFGYVSHGKSSFINSVMCVWSNSEYKNCAGAGDDDGRRTTERLSYPLTKNIILVDNRGCSSMNIYESGEIFAQLGNLLPLDKRVNWSEGFELVERIVEAEPHVKATDLIIPIFVYSVKTLPSPDLKEELREIFKVAANLTTIVPIVLLTQKDHQNFAEVKNMFLDIGADTIFALENYTDKNTKRIKEVDEEIIRFLYEVISDAQFRDNYPRDAIQEIIDRKVFVLKYIYTRELMLQEENLERQRDEETIGTDETHGLKEGEEEKVQQKK; this comes from the exons ATGGATGTTGCAGAACAGAGGAGGAAGATCAGAGATTTTACTTTTGTCAAATGTAAAAAGGGCAACCAGGGATTTGAGCGAATCCTCCTGCAGCTGTTCGGGTATGTCAGCCATGGGAAGTCATCATTTATAAACAGCGTTATGTGTGTGTGGTCCAACAGTGAGTACAAGAACTGTGCAGGTGCCGGAGATGATGATGGGAGACGGACAACAGAGAGATTGTCTTACCCACTCACCAAGAACATCATCCTGGTGGATAACAGGGGCTGCTCCTCAATGAACATCTATGAATCCGGAGAGATCTTCGCCCAACTTG GAAACTTGCTACCTTTGGACAAGCGGGTCAATTGGAGTGAAGGATTTGAGCTGGTAGAGAGGATTGTGGAAGCAGAACCTCACGTCAAAGCCACAGATCTCATCATCCCTATATTCGTGTACAG TGTGAAAACGTTGCCATCTCCTGATCTTAAGGAAGAGCTAAGAGAAATATTTAAAGTTGCAGCAAATCTCACTA CAATCGTTCCCATCGTTCTCCTTACCCAAAAGGATCATCAGAACTTTGCGGAAGTCAAGAATATGTTCCTGGACATTGGAGCTGATACGATTTTTGCTCTTGAAAATTACACAGACAAGAATACAAAGAGAATAAAGGAAGTTGATGAGGAGATCATTCGATTCCTGTACGAAGTCATCAGTGATGCTCAGTTCCGAGACAACTACCCCCGGGATGCCATTCAGGAAATAATTGATCGGAAGGTGTTTGTACTGAAGTATATTTACACCAGGGAACTGATGCTTCAGGAAGAAAATCTAGAAAGACAGAGAGATGAGGAAACAATTGGGACGGATGAAACACACGGACTGaaagagggagaggaggaaaaagtgcagcaaaaaaagtaG